In Juglans regia cultivar Chandler chromosome 13, Walnut 2.0, whole genome shotgun sequence, the following proteins share a genomic window:
- the LOC109019156 gene encoding uncharacterized protein LOC109019156, with the protein MTHALLRRWRPLSALRAGARSFRSDAALEALSKASEDKVPNLVLYNYPSFSGAFSALFAHLFHCRLNLPCLILPFSSVEPLWVEDLYIEGLKRCYLLDFLGPKGFAMKLAQRSSCEIIGFDHRKSVLAQIPPAEDHPDNLTFHIDFEKSSSRAVYDYFSDKLTDMRFTNGLVASLLDPKDQDRVEIILKLIEDGDLRRWSLADIRAFNIGLREWRSRLNCITNPYVYEQLLELSSNDLITKGNSYISSLHTAAHKSLANIFKVRLGRGLYGVCLGVKVDQNSNLIDEIGKQLSVKSAAAGLRPIGAVVYMQRKNLKMCLRSTDNDIDTSEVAKAYGGGGSPSSSSFIIRMDEYNQWLS; encoded by the exons ATGACTCACGCCCTTCTCCGAAGATGGAGGCCTCTCTCTGCGTTGAGAGCTGGAGCTCGGAGCTTCCGGTCAGACGCTGCACTGGAGGCCCTATCCAAAGCTTCGGAAGACAAAGTCCCCAACTTAGTGCTATACAACTACCCCTCTTTCTCTGGAGCTTTCTCGGCTCTCTTCGCCCACCTCTTCCACTGTCGCCTCAATCTCCCTTGCCTCATTTTGCCTTTCTCTTCCGTTGAGCCTCTCTG ggTTGAAGATTTATACATAGAGGGGCTTAAGAGATGCTATCTGCTTGACTTTCTTGGGCCAAAAGGATTTGCCATGAAACTTGCACAGCGGTCATCATGCGA GATCATAGGTTTTGATCACCGAAAATCAGTACTTGCGCAGATTCCCCCTGCTGAAGATCATCCTGATAACCTCACATTTCATATAGATTTTGAGAAGAGTAGCTCTCGTGCTGTGTATGATTACTTTTCTGATAAACTTACAGATATGAGATTTACTAAT GGGTTGGTTGCAAGTTTGTTAGACCCAAAAGACCAGGATCGCGTGGAAATAATTCTCAAGCTTATTGAGGATGGAGATCTTCGCCGATGGAGCTTAGCAGATATTAGGGCATTTAATATTGGACTTAGGGAATGGCGCTCAAGGTTGAACTGCATCACTAATCCATACGTGTATGAACAG TTACTGGAGTTAAGTTCCAATGATCTAATTACTAAGGGAAATTCCTATATTTCCTCTCTCCACACCGCTGCACATAAATCGCTggctaatattttcaaagttcGATTGGGCAGGGGATTATACGGAGTGTGTCTG GGAGTTAAAGTGGATCAGAATTCGAACTTAATTGATGAAATTGGCAAGCAACTTAGCGTAAAAAGTGCTGCAGCTGGTCTaag GCCTATAGGAGCTGTTGTTTACATGCAACGAAAGAATCTTAAGATGTGCTTGAGGAGTACTGACAATGACATTGATACCTCTGAAGTTGCAAAG GCATACGGTGGAGGAGGTTCCCCAAGTTCTAGCTCCTTCATTATTCGGATGGATGAGTATAACCAGTGGCTTTCGTGA